The Prinia subflava isolate CZ2003 ecotype Zambia chromosome 2, Cam_Psub_1.2, whole genome shotgun sequence genomic sequence aagTCAGGAAAGCTGGGAGGACGTGCAATATATGATATTGTTCATAAGAACAAGTACGAAGAGTGGATCAAGGGGTGGAGGAACTTTAATGCTGGCCATGAACACCCAGACCAGAACTCCTTTACTTTTGCTCCCAATGGCGTACCTTTCATAACAGAAGCTCTGTATGGGCCAAAATATACTTTTCTAAATAATGTGTTGATGTTTTCCCCTGCTGTGTCTAAGAGCTGCTTCTCCCCATGGGAAGGGCAGGTTACAGAAGACTGTTCCTCAAAGTGGCTTAAATATAAACAAGACTTGGCTGGCGACTGTCAGGGACGAGTGGTTGCTGCCACGGAGAGAAGCGGGGTGGTTTTTATCAGGGGAGAAGGAGTGGGTGCATACAATCCTAAACTGAAGCTGAGAAAATTGCAACGAAACCTTATACTTCTCCATCCCCAGCTTCTCTTGCTAGTGGACCAAATCCACCTAGAAGACGACAGCCCTCTGGAGGCAGCAACCAGTTTCTTCCACAATGTGGATGTGCCTTTTGAAGAAACAGTTGTTGATGATGTCCATGGGGCCTTTATTAGGCACCGTGATGGGATATATAAGATGTTCTGGATGGACGACACTGGCCACAGTGAGAAAGCCACGATTGTATCAAGGATGTATCCCCAGGGCTACCCCTATAATGGAACAAACTACGTGAATGTAACGACCCTGCTGCGGCACCCCGTCACAAGGGCCATTTACCTTTTCATTGGGCCCTCTGTGGACGTGCAGAGCTTCACCGTGCGTGGAGATTCCCCGCAGCTGGATGTTTTTGTGACCACTGGTGAGCACACCTACACCGTGTGCCTGTGGCCCGTCGAGGATGGCTCCCACTCTGCCTTTGCACAGGTTATTGCAGACCGCCAGAAAATTGTCTTTGACCAAGCCTCTGCCATTAGGAGTTCCGCAGTGCCAGAAGTGAAGGACTACATAGGGATCGTGGAGAGAAGCCTGCAACGTATTAAGCCTGTTTTCCAGCAGCTTGAGAAGGAGATCCTGTCTCGTGTACGCAACACGGCCAGCTTTAGGAAGACTGCTGAGCGCCTGCTGAGGTTTTCAGATAAGAGACAGACAGAGGAGGCCATTGACAGGATATTTGCAATctcacagaggcagcagcagcagcgtggcagagcaaagaaaaacagaaaggcGGCCAAAGGCTACAAATTTGTTGATGCCGTTCCTGACATTTTTGCACAAATTGAggtaaatgaaagaaaagtgcGACAAAAGGCACAGACTCAAGCACAAAAAGAGTTGCCTGTAGACGAAGATGAGGAAATGAAAGATCTTCTGGATTTTGCAGATATCAATTATGTGAAGCACAAAACTGGGGTGTCAGTCAAAGGCCGATCAGGGCTGACACAGATGGTGGCGACTGCTCGAAGTGCGCCATCAATATCAGCTTCTTATACTCGCCTCTTTCTAATTCTCAACATTGccattttttttgtcatgttaACAATGCAGCTCACATACTTCCAGAAGACCAAGAGACTGCATGGCCAAAGATGTCTGTATGCAATACTTTTAGTAGACAGCTGTATATTATTGTGGCTGTATTCTTCCTGTTCTCAGTCACAATGTTAGCAGAAGACCTCTACCAGTTGACCAGTTTATGGTCATATATGTCTATGCAAAAGCATTAACCCTAATAGGGCCAAAGtttatatcttcttttttcttttttttttctgaaacattcCAAAAACATCGGGGGAAAGATTGTTTTCAGACCAGAAAGGATTAAAGAATAGGGCAAGCAATACTATCTCAGAAAAATCAGTGCTTAATAAGTACTCCCCCTTTGTGTTTTGAGTTGGGCCTCACATCTGAGGGAATGTTATGCTTTGTTCATCAGTTCAGTAACATAAagttgtaattaattttttggtGAGAAGAGCCCTCTTGATAGGTTTGTTTCTAAGGtcttttttaatacagaatttGTTTTGCATTTAGTGAGTTTTCATTTCAGGCTGCTGGGGATGTCTCTGGACATTCTCCTAAGACAAGAATATTCAAACATATGTATACGAGGCAGATCTTAGCAGTAGactccttttctctctgccaaACCAAAGAATGGCTCAGTGTAGGACATCCCTGTATCATTATTGCAAACCCTTATGTTGTCATCTCCTTCATGCTTTACAATCTGGCACAGTGGGGAAATGAAAAGCACGTCAGTTCTTACCAAGTGAGAGGCATGTCACTAGTAGGTAGTAGTAGAAGGCAAATATGGGGTTAACTCAAAGTAGAACAGAATGCaattctcaggaaaaaaaatttctactTTAGCCAAGTGTAGGCTGTAGAATGCTGAATTCTGTAGAGTCTGTTCTGCATTTTGTAAGGCAGGGTTTCAAGAAAGTTTTCTATAGTTTGAAGCATGTCTTTATAGGGAAATAATGTCCTATATCACTGCTCTTCCATATGtaatttcaaaaatacaaagaacCAAAACAATCCTGTGGTAACTTCAGCAAGTGCCAGTACAGAAAAGTATGTATTAAGGAAgtatttaatgtctttttttttgttttcacatggCTAGAAAGAGGACAGTTAAGATTTTGTGAAAAGCCTGTTCTCTATAAAGCACCAGCAAGGGTTCTGCAAGCTCTTGGTGGCCCCAGGGTCAATTATTTGGGGATTAGTGGTAAATGGAATCACGTGGT encodes the following:
- the DSE gene encoding dermatan-sulfate epimerase isoform X2; the encoded protein is MQQERFLEVIANVSGYMYDASYRRGWGFQYLHNHQPTNCVALLTGSLVLMNQGYLQEAYLWTKQVLAIMEKSIVLLQEITDGSLYEGVAYGSYTTRSLFQYMFLVQRHFNINHFSHPWLKQHFAFMYRTVLPGFQRTVAIADSNFNWFYGPESQLVFLDKFVMRNGSGNWLAEQIRRNRVVEGPGTPSKGQRWCTLHTEFLWYDASLRSVPPPDYGVPKLHYFEDWGVVTYGSALPAEINRPFLSFKSGKLGGRAIYDIVHKNKYEEWIKGWRNFNAGHEHPDQNSFTFAPNGVPFITEALYGPKYTFLNNVLMFSPAVSKSCFSPWEGQVTEDCSSKWLKYKQDLAGDCQGRVVAATERSGVVFIRGEGVGAYNPKLKLRKLQRNLILLHPQLLLLVDQIHLEDDSPLEAATSFFHNVDVPFEETVVDDVHGAFIRHRDGIYKMFWMDDTGHSEKATIVSRMYPQGYPYNGTNYVNVTTLLRHPVTRAIYLFIGPSVDVQSFTVRGDSPQLDVFVTTGEHTYTVCLWPVEDGSHSAFAQVIADRQKIVFDQASAIRSSAVPEVKDYIGIVERSLQRIKPVFQQLEKEILSRVRNTASFRKTAERLLRFSDKRQTEEAIDRIFAISQRQQQQRGRAKKNRKAAKGYKFVDAVPDIFAQIEVNERKVRQKAQTQAQKELPVDEDEEMKDLLDFADINYVKHKTGVSVKGRSGLTQMVATARSAPSISASYTRLFLILNIAIFFVMLTMQLTYFQKTKRLHGQRCLYAILLVDSCILLWLYSSCSQSQC
- the DSE gene encoding dermatan-sulfate epimerase isoform X1, translating into MRTHTRGAPSVFFIHAVCFAFACCAREDQDAMVPFVSANYDSHPMLYFSRGEVEALRLQAGTTHRHIAARLMEAVQTMLSNPLDYLPPWDPKEFSARWNEIYGNNLGALAMFCVLFPENMEAINMARDYMERMAAQPSWLVKDAPWDEVPLAHSLVGFATAYDFLYSYLSKMQQERFLEVIANVSGYMYDASYRRGWGFQYLHNHQPTNCVALLTGSLVLMNQGYLQEAYLWTKQVLAIMEKSIVLLQEITDGSLYEGVAYGSYTTRSLFQYMFLVQRHFNINHFSHPWLKQHFAFMYRTVLPGFQRTVAIADSNFNWFYGPESQLVFLDKFVMRNGSGNWLAEQIRRNRVVEGPGTPSKGQRWCTLHTEFLWYDASLRSVPPPDYGVPKLHYFEDWGVVTYGSALPAEINRPFLSFKSGKLGGRAIYDIVHKNKYEEWIKGWRNFNAGHEHPDQNSFTFAPNGVPFITEALYGPKYTFLNNVLMFSPAVSKSCFSPWEGQVTEDCSSKWLKYKQDLAGDCQGRVVAATERSGVVFIRGEGVGAYNPKLKLRKLQRNLILLHPQLLLLVDQIHLEDDSPLEAATSFFHNVDVPFEETVVDDVHGAFIRHRDGIYKMFWMDDTGHSEKATIVSRMYPQGYPYNGTNYVNVTTLLRHPVTRAIYLFIGPSVDVQSFTVRGDSPQLDVFVTTGEHTYTVCLWPVEDGSHSAFAQVIADRQKIVFDQASAIRSSAVPEVKDYIGIVERSLQRIKPVFQQLEKEILSRVRNTASFRKTAERLLRFSDKRQTEEAIDRIFAISQRQQQQRGRAKKNRKAAKGYKFVDAVPDIFAQIEVNERKVRQKAQTQAQKELPVDEDEEMKDLLDFADINYVKHKTGVSVKGRSGLTQMVATARSAPSISASYTRLFLILNIAIFFVMLTMQLTYFQKTKRLHGQRCLYAILLVDSCILLWLYSSCSQSQC
- the DSE gene encoding dermatan-sulfate epimerase isoform X3 → MGFPVPSQPPAYQLCGPADWKPGSDESRYDASLRSVPPPDYGVPKLHYFEDWGVVTYGSALPAEINRPFLSFKSGKLGGRAIYDIVHKNKYEEWIKGWRNFNAGHEHPDQNSFTFAPNGVPFITEALYGPKYTFLNNVLMFSPAVSKSCFSPWEGQVTEDCSSKWLKYKQDLAGDCQGRVVAATERSGVVFIRGEGVGAYNPKLKLRKLQRNLILLHPQLLLLVDQIHLEDDSPLEAATSFFHNVDVPFEETVVDDVHGAFIRHRDGIYKMFWMDDTGHSEKATIVSRMYPQGYPYNGTNYVNVTTLLRHPVTRAIYLFIGPSVDVQSFTVRGDSPQLDVFVTTGEHTYTVCLWPVEDGSHSAFAQVIADRQKIVFDQASAIRSSAVPEVKDYIGIVERSLQRIKPVFQQLEKEILSRVRNTASFRKTAERLLRFSDKRQTEEAIDRIFAISQRQQQQRGRAKKNRKAAKGYKFVDAVPDIFAQIEVNERKVRQKAQTQAQKELPVDEDEEMKDLLDFADINYVKHKTGVSVKGRSGLTQMVATARSAPSISASYTRLFLILNIAIFFVMLTMQLTYFQKTKRLHGQRCLYAILLVDSCILLWLYSSCSQSQC